A stretch of DNA from Microbacterium sp. LWS13-1.2:
TCGTATGTCGACATGCTCCTCCTCCTCCACTTTCACGTGCGGTGTCGGTCCGGCGCTGTGCCGGGCCTGGGGATCCGCCGTGGGAGAAAACCGTCCGTCATCCGGGGTGGTTGTAGAGAGGGGGTCGAACTCGGCGCGGCGGGAGTGTATTCTTCACCGCTCGCCGGATCGCGCCGCCGCCGGTTCCGCGGCGTGGGTCGAGGCCATCCGGCCGTTCCGGCTTACCGTGGGAAGCGGAGGTGGGGGCCCCATGGCACGGATCGGTGGTCGCAACGCGTGGATCGCCGTGCCCGCGGGGATCCTGTGCGGGGCGGTCGTCGGGGCACTCGTGTGGCTGTCTCTGCCGATGCTGCCGGTCACGGTCGCGTGGGTCGGCGACACGCTGCGCAACGCCACGGCGCCGCAGCCGAGCGCGACGCCCGAGCAGATCCCCGCTCAGACGGCGGCGGACGGCGGGGCCGTCGACTGCCGGACGCTGTACGCCGACGATCTCTGGAACGAGCTGACCTGGCGACCCGGCTCGCTCCTCGGCCAGTCACTCGGCCCGCCCCCCACCACGGCGACCTCGTTCGCCGACGCGGCGGCCCCCGACGTGCTGGTGACCTGCACCTGGCGGTTCGACGCGGGCGGCATCGTCACGACGCTGTCGAAGGTCGACCCGGATGCCGTCTCCATCGCCGAGGCCGCGCTCTCGGGCGACGGGTTCTCGTGCGGTACCGCCGGCGGCGCCACGGTGTGCGCGCGGACGCAGGGCTCGGTGCGCGAGGAGCACACGCTGCGCGACGGGCTCTGGCTCGTGAGCGTCGAGACGCAGTGGCACCCCGATGACTACGGCGCGCGGCTCGACCGCATCGTGTGGGGCTGATCCGGCCGCCTCAGCCGAAGATGCTCGCGACGACAGCGGCCGTGTAGCCGCTGGGTGCGAGGTTCGAGTAGGTGGTGTCGATGAGGATGTCGTCGCGCCAGAACAGCGTGCGCCCGTCGGTCACCGGGTACGTCTCGTTCTGCCAGGTCTTCTCGCAGCGCGTGCCGCCGTCGGGGGTGTAGCAGGTGTAGCCCTCGTCGGTCACGAGCTTGTTGAGCATGTCGAGGGCGGGGCCGCGCGACATGTAGGTGATGGTCGTGATCAGCCCCGTGGTGTCCGTGGCCGGGTCGCGCCATACGCACACGAGGCCGCCGTCGGGCTGTACGCCCGACGACCCGAAGGCCGGGTCGTTGAGCGGGATGCCTTCGAGCTGCGCGAGCACGTCGGCGGTGAGGATCGCGCGGCAGTCGTCGGGGATGTCGGCGAGCGGCGTCGCCGACGGCGTCGGGGTCGGCGTCACGGACGCGTCCCTCGTGGGGGTGGGCGAGTAGGTGAAGCCGTCGCCGGAGGGTGCGTCGTCGGGTGCGCACGCCGTCAGCACGGCGAGCGCGAGGAGGACGGATGCCGCGACCGCCGCGCGCCGGCCGTGGCGAGGGGTTCGCGCAGGTGTTGCCATTGGCCCAGGGTAGTGGCGCCGCGCGGCGGCGGTCGCCGCGACGCGGGAGCGCATTCCTCCGGCACGCCTCCGCGGCATGCGCGGGCCCGCGGGCTACTCTGCCACTGCGGGGATTGGCCCTGCGTGAGGAGTGCCTGCGATGAGTGACCCCAAGTCGTCTTACGGCGAGCCCGTCGAAGAGCCCAACGGCGTCGACGACGTCGTCGGTCGCGCGAACGAAGGCCTCGCCGACGCAGAGGCCGCCCGCCGCGATGCGGTCGACGCCGACAGCTCCACCGCAGCCGCATCCACGCCCGCGGATGCGTCCGACGCGAGTGCTCCGGCCGTCGCCGACGAGCCCGCCGTCGCCCCGGCCGACGAGGCCGTGGCCCCCGCCACCGCGACCCCGGCGGACGCGGAGCCCGACCCGTGGGCATCGCCGGAGGCGGCATCCCTCGACTACTCCTCCACGGCGGCACCCGTTGCCGACGACGCGCCGACCGTTGTCGCCGCGCCCGTCGTCACTCCGAGCGAGCCCGTCGTCGCCGAGCCGACGGTCGTCGCCGCCGCGGCTCCGCAGCCCATCTTCGTCCAGGCGCCGGAAGCGCCGCGACCGCGCGGCAACCGCGCGGCGGCCGGTGCCATCGGCCTCCTCGCCGCCATCGCGTTCGCCGTGCTGTACCTCGCCGTCTGGCTCGGCGTCGACGCGATCGAGGGCGACCTGACCGGCGAGAACGTCGGCACGACGGTCGTCGGTGCCCTGGGCACCTGGTCGCTGTGGGTGCCGGTCGTGGTCTTCTTCTTCGCCTTCTGGGTGCTGGGCGCGATCATCAACCGCGGTCGGTGGGGCGCCTGGGTGGTCTTCGGCATCCTGGTCGGCATCGCCGCGTACGGCGGCCACATCCTCGGCGCGCTCTTCCAGGCGCCGTTCTGGGAGCTCACGGCGACCGAGGGCGGCGACCTCGCCGAGGCCGAGCTGCTCACGCCGCTGGCGATCGCCGCGTTCGTCATCGGGCGCGAGCTGACCATCTGGTTCGGCGCCTGGGCGGCTTCGCGCGCGAAGCGCGTGACCGAGCTCAACATCGAGGCGCAGCGGGAGTACGAGCGCACGCTCGAGGCCGGGCCGCAGCTCGTCCGCGCGTAGCCGCACCCCCTCCGCCGCGGGAGCCGCCGACGTAGGCTGGCGGCATGGCCGGTGACGGGGAAGGCGCGGCGTCGGCGGGTCCGGTGCGGCCGCCGATCGCCCTGGCCTTCGCCACGGTCGGCTTCATCGCGCTCACCATCTTCGGGCTCGGCATCACGAGCCTCGTCCTCGCCGAGGACGTCATCGCGACGCCCGGCCTCGGGCAGATCCCGGGGGCCGCGGGCGTCGTGTGCGCGACGCTCGCGTTCGCGGGCGGGCTGTGGGCGGCGATCGCTCGCGCGGACAGCCCGTCGTCGCGCACGAGCGCCGGGTCGCCGCATCCGTCCTACTGGGGTGCCGCGTGGACCACCGCGGCGGCGTTCCTCGCGTACATCGGGGGCGTGTGGTTCGCGGCCCTGTTCACCGGGGCGGACCTGGGGGTCGCGACGGCGGTCGCGGGGCGCCTGGCGACGTCGTGGTTCGGGGTGTCGGTGGCGGCTGCCGCATTCGTGTCGGCGTGGGCGGGCATCGCGCTCGTTCGCACACGCGCGCACCGTCCGCGGTGGCCCTGGGAGGACGAGTTCGACGAGTGATCCGGATGTCCGCGCGGCCGGGAACCGCGGGAATCCGGGCGAAAACACATGCCGGGTACTAGCGTTGACCGGGTGGAGCGGTCGCTCGAGACCCAGGTCAGCCAGGCGGTGGACGCCTGGCTCGCCTGGCTGCCGCGGTGGGAGCCTGCGACGCACCGCGGCCGGACCGCTCCGTGCCGGCGCTGCTTCGGGTCGCCGGTGCTGTCCGCGGCGGGGCTCGGAGCCGACGTCCCGCACGGCGTGCAGCACGGGCTCTCCACGCGGATCAAGACCATCGTCGACCGCTCGGTGGCCGAGTACACGGCACTGAACCTCCCGATGCTGCAGACGGAGCTCGACCAGCAGGCGGCCCGCAACCGTGCGCGCAGCTATCGGCCGGGCGAGGGGCTGGACCCCGAATTCGAAGGGCTGCCGCTGGATCCTGAGCCGGTGCCCGGTGCGCCGTTCCTCTTCACGATCGCAGGTCTCGCCGAAGAGGCCGACGCGCACGTTCCGGACCTGCCGCCGCTGACCGAGGAGGCCAAGGCCGCGCTCCGCCAGGAGGTCGGCCTCGCGGACGACTACGCCAACATGGTCGGCCGCGAGGTGTGCACCATCCTGCTGCACCATCGCCTGCGCATCCAGGCCGCGGTCGGCGAGTTCGTCGAGCCCCAGATCGAGGCGATGCTCGCGGATCTCACGAAGTCGCTCGACGCGCCGTTCGACCCGCACGACCCCGGCGAAGCCCCGCGCCTGGAGTGACTCGCGCCGGCCGGGCACAGCAGGTCGGAGACGGGCCTCGAGAATTGCACAGCCGGCGCGGGCCGGCGCGGGTTCTCAGAAGTGATTTTGTTAGCATGGCCAGGTTTGTTGCCGTCACGACGGCACGGGTCGTGTCAAGGTAGCGGACTGCGGGGGAGGTGTGGTGGCCACACGGCTTCCCTCGGCGCCCCCGATACTTCCCGGGCTGGCCTACATCCGCCCTCTCGGCTCCGGCGGATTCGCCGACGTCTTCCTGTACGAGCAGGACATGCCCCGCCGCAACGTCGCGGTCAAGGTCATGCCCAGCGACGTGCGCGACCCCGAGCTGCGGCGCATGTTCAACGCCGAAGCCGATGTCCTGGCACACCTGTCCGCCCATCCCTCGATCGTGACCGTCTACCAGGCCAGCATCTCGGCCGACGGGCGGCCGTACATCGTGATGGAGTACTGCCCCGGCTCGCTCGCGCAGCGCTACCGGGTGGAGCGCATCCCCGTCGAGGAGGTGCTCGCGATCGGCGTGCGCATGGCGAGCGCGCTGGAGTCGGCGCATCGCGCCGGCCTCATCCACCGCGACGTCAAGCCCAGCAACATCCTCATCACGACCTTCGGTACTCCGGTGCTCGCCGACTTCGGCATCTCAGCGTCGCTCCAGCGCAAGAGCGGCGGCGAGGTGCTGGCGATGTCGATCCCGTGGAGCTCGCCCGAGGTCGTGGCCGAGCAGACCAGCGGCACCGTCACGAGCGAGGTGTGGAGCATCGGCGCGACGGTGTACTCGCTGCTCGCGGGTCACAGCCCCTTCGAGCGGCGTGAGCGCGGCCAGAACACCAAGGATCTGCTGCGGCGTCGCATCGCGCGCGCCACTTACGTCGAGATCCCCCGCGCCGACGTCCCGGCGTCGCTGCAGAGCGTGCTCGCCACGGCGATGAGCCGCGACCCCGGTCGCCGCTACGACTCGGCGCGTGCGTTCGGCGAGGCGCTGCGCGAGGTGCAGGCGGGGCTGGGCCTCTCGCCGACGCCGCTCGAGATCCCCGACGCGGAGTGGTCACCGGCATCCGGTCCGGTCGACTTCGGCGACTCGGCGCTGCGCGGACCGGCCCGCTCCCATGTCGAGCGCGACCTCACCCGCAAGTCCCGGGCAGGCACCGGGGTGGCAGCCCTCGCCCGTGACGAAGACACGGAGATCTCGGCGCCCGCGCGCCTCAGACGCGGCGGCGGCGCGCTGCCGTGGGTCGTCGGCATCGGCGCGGGAGTGGTCGCCGGCGCCGGCGCCGTCGTCGCGGTGCTGCTGGCCGTGGGGGTGCTGTGATGCGCCGCGGCACGGTCACCGGCCTCGTCGCCGCCGGCGCGGTGGCGGCCGCGGTGATCGGGGTCAGCATCGTGTGGCCGGGCCTGGACGCCCAGGAGACACCCGACGTGGACACGGCGGTGTGGGCGCTGCAGACCGGCGACGGCAGGCGCTATGCACGGGTGAACACCTCGGTCGGCGAGCTCGACACCGTCCGCAGCATCAGCAATCCCGATCAGGTGGTGCAGACGGGGGATGCCGCGTACCTGTTCAGCGACAGCTACAGCACGCTCACCCGCATCGACGCGGCGATGCCGGAGGACCTCGACGAGGAGGCGCTGCAGACGTCGCAGAAGACGCCGCCCGGCACCACCGAGGTCGTCACCGCGGGTGACTACGTGGCGTATCTCACTGACTCGGGCGCCGTGTTCGCCGGGCGGCTCTCCAGCGGCTCGGCATCCCAGCTCGACCCGTTCCGCACCGACGACGAGGACACGCCGCAGTACACCGCCGAGGCGATCGCGGTCGACGCCCGGGGCGTGTTGTTCGCGTACTCGCGCGCCGACGGCTCGGTGCTGCGCTACGACGTCCGCGACGGCCAGGTGCGCGACCGCGACACCCTCGACGCCGATGGGCTCGCCGCGCCGGCGATCACCGCCGCGCGAGACACGTGGGCCGTCGTCGACACCGAGGACGGCGATGTCTGGCTGCGGGGCCAGGACGGCCCGGTCCGGACGCCGACGACCGGCACCGTGGTCGTCGGCGCGCCCGATGCGGGCGGCACCGACGTCTACCTCGCCGACGACACCGCGCTCGTGCGCGTGCCGGCCGACGGCTCCAGCATGGCGACCGAGGTCGGCGGCGGCACCGGCACGGTGCTCGGAACCCCGGCGCAGCCGGTCACGCACGACGGCGAGACCTACGCCGCCTGGCTGGGCACGGGCGACGCGGGCGGGCTGCTGTGGCGCTCGAACGGCGCGACGGTCGTCCTCGACTACGGCGCCGAGGCGATGGGCGACCAGGTCCGCCCGGTCTTCGTCGCGAGCGACTCCGCCGTGATCCTCAACGACACGCGGTCGGGATGGGCGTGGTCGGTGCCCGACGGCGCCCTCATCGCCTCGAGTCAGGACTGGAGCCTCGACGACCGCACCGACCCCGACGCGGTGCCGAGCGGCGAGCAGCTGCAGGTCGTGCTCGACCCGAAGCCCCCGATCGCCGAGCCGGACGCCTTCGGCGTGCGCTCCGGGGCGCTCGCCTCGCTGCCGGTGCTGATGAACGACCACGACCCGAACGAGGACGTGCTCACGATCGACCCCGCGTCGGTCACGGGCCTCGATCCCGCCTTCGGCGCCGTGACGGTGACCGACGACGACCAGCGCCTCGCGGTGCGCGTGCAGCCCGGCGCGACGGGCTCGGCCACCTTCTCGTACGCCGTCACCGACGGCACGACCGAGAACGGCCTGATG
This window harbors:
- a CDS encoding serine/threonine-protein kinase, giving the protein MATRLPSAPPILPGLAYIRPLGSGGFADVFLYEQDMPRRNVAVKVMPSDVRDPELRRMFNAEADVLAHLSAHPSIVTVYQASISADGRPYIVMEYCPGSLAQRYRVERIPVEEVLAIGVRMASALESAHRAGLIHRDVKPSNILITTFGTPVLADFGISASLQRKSGGEVLAMSIPWSSPEVVAEQTSGTVTSEVWSIGATVYSLLAGHSPFERRERGQNTKDLLRRRIARATYVEIPRADVPASLQSVLATAMSRDPGRRYDSARAFGEALREVQAGLGLSPTPLEIPDAEWSPASGPVDFGDSALRGPARSHVERDLTRKSRAGTGVAALARDEDTEISAPARLRRGGGALPWVVGIGAGVVAGAGAVVAVLLAVGVL
- a CDS encoding spermidine/putrescine ABC transporter substrate-binding protein; its protein translation is MERSLETQVSQAVDAWLAWLPRWEPATHRGRTAPCRRCFGSPVLSAAGLGADVPHGVQHGLSTRIKTIVDRSVAEYTALNLPMLQTELDQQAARNRARSYRPGEGLDPEFEGLPLDPEPVPGAPFLFTIAGLAEEADAHVPDLPPLTEEAKAALRQEVGLADDYANMVGREVCTILLHHRLRIQAAVGEFVEPQIEAMLADLTKSLDAPFDPHDPGEAPRLE
- a CDS encoding ABC transporter, which encodes MSDPKSSYGEPVEEPNGVDDVVGRANEGLADAEAARRDAVDADSSTAAASTPADASDASAPAVADEPAVAPADEAVAPATATPADAEPDPWASPEAASLDYSSTAAPVADDAPTVVAAPVVTPSEPVVAEPTVVAAAAPQPIFVQAPEAPRPRGNRAAAGAIGLLAAIAFAVLYLAVWLGVDAIEGDLTGENVGTTVVGALGTWSLWVPVVVFFFAFWVLGAIINRGRWGAWVVFGILVGIAAYGGHILGALFQAPFWELTATEGGDLAEAELLTPLAIAAFVIGRELTIWFGAWAASRAKRVTELNIEAQREYERTLEAGPQLVRA